A stretch of Castanea sativa cultivar Marrone di Chiusa Pesio chromosome 2, ASM4071231v1 DNA encodes these proteins:
- the LOC142624456 gene encoding putative WD repeat-containing protein C2A9.03, producing MSYEAVGFNYMAEDQEMEDFDNEFEDENYGRDGGELGLDEYDMLTRVTDTSAAQARKGKDIQGIPWDRLSITREKYRITRLEQYRNYENVPSSGESMDKECKPMQKGGNYFEFFHNTRLVKPTILHFQLRNLIWATSKHDIYLLSNYSVMHWSSLTGSLTEILNFSGHIAPTEKHPGSLLEGFLQTQISTLAVKENFLVAGGFQGELTCKRLDKQGVSFCTRTTYDDNAITNAIEIYDSLRGGIHFMASNNDCGIREYDMEKFQLLNHFRFPWPVNHTSMSPDHRIITVVGDHTDGLLIDSQSGKTVATVAGHLDYSFASAWHPDGRSFATGNQDKTCRVWDIRKLSSPIAILKGNLGAARSIHFSSDGQFMVVAEPADFVHVYSTKSDYQKRQEIDFFGEISGVSLSPDDESMYIGIWDRTYASLLQYNKKHTYGYLDSFL from the exons ATGTCCTACGAGGCTGTCGGGTTCAATTACATGGCGGAGGACCAGGAAATGGAAGATTTCGACAATGAATTTGAAGACGAAAACTATGGTAGAGATGGTGGAGAATTGGGTCTTGATGAATACGACATG CTTACCAGGGTGACTGATACTTCAGCTGCCCAAGCCAGGAAGGGAAAGGATATCCAAGGTATTCCATGGGATAGACTGAGCATAACGAGGGAGAAATACAGAATTACGAGACTCGAACAGTACAGGAACTATGAGAATGTCCCCTCATCTGGGGAATCCATGGATAAG GAGTGCAAGCCAATGCAGAAGGGTGGGAATTACTTTGAATTTTTCCATAACACAAGATTAGTTAAGCCTACGATCCTTCATTTTCAG TTAAGGAACCTGATTTGGGCCACTTCAAAACATGACATCTATCTTCTGTCAAACTATTCGGTTATGCACTGGTCATCATTAACTGGCAGTTTGACAGAGATCCTCAATTTTTCAGGACATATAGCACCTACCGAG AAACACCCAGGAAGTTTATTGGAAGGTTTTTTGCAGACTCAAATTAGCACACTGGCAGTCAAGGAGAATTTCTTGGTTGCAGGTGGATTCCAAGGAGAGCTTACTTGTAAG CGATTGGATAAACAAGGAGTTAGTTTTTGTACCCGGACCACGTATGATGATAATGCCATCACAAATGCTATTGAAATATATGATAGCTTGAG GGGTGGTATTCATTTCATGGCGTCCAATAATGATTGTGGTATAAGAGAATATGACATGGAGAAATTTCAGCTTTTGAATCACTTCCGTTTCCCTTGGCCAGTGAAT CATACATCAATGAGTCCAGACCATAGGATTATCACTGTTGTTGGAGATCACACAGATGGATTGCTTATTGATTCACAAAGTGGAAAG ACCGTTGCTACAGTGGCTGGTCATCTAGATTACTCTTTTGCTTCTGCATGGCACCCTGATGGACGCAGCTTTGCCACTGGGAATCAGGATAAGACTTGTCGAGTATGGGACATAAGAAAGCTATCATCACCAATTGCAATTCTCAAGGGTAACTTGGGTGCCGCCCGATCAATTCACTTCTCATCAGATGGTCAGTTCATGGTGGTGGCTGAACCTGCAGATTTTGTTCATGTGTATAGTACAAAGTCAGATTACCAAAAGCGCCAAGAGATTGACTTCTTTGGGGAGATCTCTGGGGTATCCTTGAGTCCAGATGATGAATCCATGTATATAGGAATCTGGGATCGAACTTATGCAAGTTTGCTACAGTATAACAAAAAGCATACATACGGTTATCTTGATTCCTTCTTGTGA